One window of Gymnogyps californianus isolate 813 chromosome 10, ASM1813914v2, whole genome shotgun sequence genomic DNA carries:
- the ETV5 gene encoding LOW QUALITY PROTEIN: ETS translocation variant 5 (The sequence of the model RefSeq protein was modified relative to this genomic sequence to represent the inferred CDS: inserted 1 base in 1 codon) produces MDGFYDQQVPFMGPGKSCAEEGRGRPGSDRKRKFLETDLAHDSEELFQDLSQLQEAWLAEAQVPDDEQFVPDFQSDNLVLHAPPPAKIKRELHSPSSELSSCSHEQALCAGYGDKCLYNCCAYDRKPPAGFKPLTPPATPVSPAHQGSALPPPAXAVQAAAHGAAPAPHPLQEQRQQTFAVPRPPHPPMHMPKMMSENQYPAEQRFQRQLSEPCHPFPPQPGVPGDSRPVYHRQLSEPLGPAAPHPPQGFKQEYHDPLYEHSGPGLPGPPGHGFQPSMGIKQEPRDYCIDSEVPNCQSSYLRGGVFPSSHDGFSYEKDTRLYFDDTCVVPERLEGKVKQEPTLYREGPPYQRRGSLQLWQFLVTLLDDPANAHFIAWTGRGMEFKLIEPEEVARRWGIQKNRPAMNYDKLSRSLRYYYEKGIMQKVAGERYVYKFVCDPDALFSMAYPDNQRPFLKTEPDCPVPEEETVPLTHFEDSPAYLLEMDPCGSLPYAEGFAY; encoded by the exons ATGGACGGCTTCTACGACCAGCAGGTTCCCTTCATGGGCCCCGGG AAGTCCTGCGCAGAAGAGGGCCGAGGCCGGCCGGGGTCCgataggaaaaggaaatttttggAGACCGACCTGGCCCACGACTCGGAAG AGCTCTTCCAGGAtctcagccagctccaagaGGCCTGGCTAGCTGAAG cTCAGGTCCCCGACGATGAACAATTTGTCCCAGATTTCCAGTCTGACAACT TGGTCCTGCACGCCCCACCTCCGGCAAAGATCAAGCGGGAGCTGCACAGCCCTTCCTCGGAGCTGTCGTCCTGCAGCCACGAGCAGGCTCTCTGTGCCGGCTACGGGGACAAGTGCCTCTACAACTGCTG TGCCTACGACAGGAAGCCCCCCGCCGGGTTCAAGCCATTAACGCCGCCCGCCACGCCGGTGTCTCCTGCGCACCAGGGATCGGCCctgccgccgccgg ccgccgtgcaggcagctgcccatggggcggccccggccccgcacccgctgcaggagcagaggcagcagaccTTCGCTGTGCCGCGGCCGCCTCACCCGCCCATGCACATGCCAAAGATGATGTCCGAAAACCAATACCCCGCAGAGCAGAG GTTTCAGAGGCAGCTGTCTGAGCCCTGCCACCCCTTCCCGCCGCAGCCCGGGGTCCCGGGGGACAGCCGCCCCGTCTACCACCGGCAGCTGTCGGAGCCCCTtggccccgccgcccctcacCCCCCTCAGGGATTCAAGCAGGAGTACCACGACCCGCTCTACGAGCACAGCGGCCCCGGCCTGCCCGGCCCCCCCGGCCACGGCTTCCAGCCCTCCATGGGCATCAAGCAGGAGCCCCGGGACTACTGCATCGACTCAG AAGTGCCTAACTGCCAGTCCTCATACCTGCGGGGGGGCGTCTTCCCCAGCAGCCATGACG GATTTTCATATGAAAAGGACACACGATTGTATTTTGATGACACGTGCGTGGTACCGGAGAGGCTGGAGG GTAAAGTGAAGCAGGAGCCCACCCTGTACCGAGAGGGCCCTCCCTACCAGCGGCGCGGgtccctgcagctctggcagTTCCTGGTCACCCTCCTGGACGACCCCGCCAATGCCCACTTCATCGCCTGGACCGGCCGGGGCATGGAGTTCAAGCTGATCGAGCCTGAGGAG GTAGCGCGGCGCTGGGGCATCCAGAAGAACCGGCCGGCCATGAACTACGACAAGCTCAGCCGCTCCCTGCGCTACTACTACGAGAAGGGCATCATGCAGAAG gTGGCCGGCGAGCGGTACGTCTATAAGTTCGTCTGTGACCCCGACGCCCTCTTTTCCATGGCCTACCCCGACAACCAGCGCCCCTTCCTGAAGACGGAGCCCGACTGCCCGGTGCCCGAGGAGGAGACGGTGCCGCTGACGCACTTCGAGGACAGCCCGGCGTACCTCCTGGAGATGGATCCCTGCGGCAGCCTTCCCTACGCGGAGGGCTTCGCTTACTGA